AGGTCACCGCGCCCTCGTGCACGGCCGCCTCCAGCCCGAACCGGTCGCGCAGCTCGGCGATGGCCCGCTCGTGGTCCGGGGTGGTGAGCTGGACCCGGTCCTTGCCGATCCCCGACTTGAGGGCGGCCGGGGTGTCCAGGGCCACGATCTGGCCCTCGTTGATGATGGCGATGCGGTCGCAGTGCTCGGCCTCGTCCATGTAGTGGGTGGTGACGAACACCGTGATCTGCTCGCGGCGGTGCAGCTCGGCGATGTACTCCCAGATCGACGCCCGGGTCTTGGGGTCCAGCCCGATGGTCGGCTCGTCCAGGAACAGCACCCGCGGCGAGTGCAGCAGGCCCCTGGCGATCTCCAGCCGCCGCCGCATGCCGCCCGAGAAGGTCTGGACGAGATCGCCCCGCCGCTCCCACAGGCCGACCATGGTCAGCACCTCGCGCCGGCGGCTGGCCGCGGTGGCCCGGTCGACGCCGTACAGCTCCCCGTGGAACCTGAGGTTCTGCTCGGCCGTCAGGTAGGTGTCGAGGGTCGGCTCCTGGAAGACGAGGCCGATGTGGCGGCGGACCTGGTTGCGCTGGCGGGCGACGTCGAAGCCGGCCACCGTGGCCGACCCGGCCGTGGCGTCGACCAGCGTGCACAGGATCTTGATGGT
The window above is part of the Actinomycetota bacterium genome. Proteins encoded here:
- a CDS encoding ABC transporter ATP-binding protein, producing the protein MENSAAAITIRGLVKRFKQVEAVAGIDLDVRPGETFGFLGPNGAGKSTTIKILCTLVDATAGSATVAGFDVARQRNQVRRHIGLVFQEPTLDTYLTAEQNLRFHGELYGVDRATAASRRREVLTMVGLWERRGDLVQTFSGGMRRRLEIARGLLHSPRVLFLDEPTIGLDPKTRASIWEYIAELHRREQITVFVTTHYMDEAEHCDRIAIINEGQIVALDTPAALKSGIGKDRVQLTTPDHERAIAELRDRFGLEAAVHEGAVTFAVDGGAAFVPRLFAGIDVPVDSVTVTRPTLDDVFLSYTGTTIRDAEAAGPMHPMALAARGR